The Clostridium sp. AWRP genome has a window encoding:
- a CDS encoding class I SAM-dependent methyltransferase translates to MLVPVYARALESQKKKPAFYDETAINIVNSLDYDFKKHGKSKLNMWGCSARTIIFDREVSSYIKKHPNCSVINMACGLDARFNRVYNGKIQWYNIDFENVMNIRKTIFSKNNRVTNISGSVLENSWIEKVKNKDNVLVVAEDLLMYLEENEVKKLFETVSASFKHCTLLCEIMSKWMVKNQKIHDTIKKTTAVFRWGVDNTDDFIKLCPMYKMLGDFNLTDTMKKFSPIFLSLIAPKLRPKNNRIGYFEKIS, encoded by the coding sequence ATGTTAGTACCTGTCTATGCAAGGGCATTAGAAAGCCAAAAGAAGAAACCTGCTTTTTATGATGAGACTGCGATTAATATTGTTAATTCTCTTGATTATGATTTTAAAAAACATGGTAAAAGTAAATTGAACATGTGGGGATGTTCTGCAAGAACCATCATTTTTGACAGAGAAGTTTCATCCTATATTAAAAAACATCCTAATTGCAGTGTTATTAATATGGCTTGTGGTCTTGATGCCAGATTTAATCGAGTATATAATGGTAAAATACAATGGTATAACATTGATTTTGAAAATGTAATGAATATCAGGAAAACCATATTTTCCAAAAATAATAGGGTTACCAATATATCTGGTTCTGTACTTGAAAATTCTTGGATTGAAAAAGTTAAAAACAAAGATAATGTATTAGTCGTTGCAGAGGATCTCTTAATGTATTTGGAAGAAAATGAGGTTAAAAAACTATTTGAAACAGTTTCTGCATCTTTTAAACACTGTACTCTCCTGTGTGAGATAATGTCAAAATGGATGGTTAAAAACCAGAAAATTCACGATACAATAAAAAAAACCACCGCAGTATTTCGATGGGGGGTTGATAATACAGATGATTTCATCAAGCTTTGTCCTATGTATAAAATGTTAGGAGATTTTAACCTTACTGATACAATGAAAAAATTTTCACCTATCTTTTTATCACTTATCGCACCAAAATTACGTCCAAAAAACAATAGGATTGGTTATTTTGAAAAAATTTCTTAA
- a CDS encoding 2-dehydropantoate 2-reductase N-terminal domain-containing protein, with the protein MKILVYGAGVLGSYLAYELVKGGHNVTILARGKRYNELKEKGLVIKHYLQLKTTITKLNVVDKFNQDDYYDTVFVVMQRTQIDSMLPNIYCNKKCKLYVFVSNNPSADATYKKIQENSIIKPKMLFAFQKTGGRRELGKVISIHIGKTSFSIGDISGDISYKTFINKIFVNTSFKLYHSPNIDAWLKFHIALVVPIAYLTYFADGDLKKIARNKKMLNLTIDAISEGCKVVKTCGYEIEPKDLKDYLNRKRRLLYWIFKIMAATPLGKLAASDHAMSAVDEMKYLSNEFDKLKKSSGILTPNWDKLEKYI; encoded by the coding sequence ATGAAAATATTAGTTTATGGTGCTGGTGTATTGGGCAGCTATTTAGCTTATGAATTGGTCAAAGGTGGTCATAATGTAACTATTCTGGCACGAGGAAAAAGATATAATGAACTTAAAGAAAAAGGACTTGTTATTAAGCATTACCTTCAATTAAAAACTACCATAACTAAATTAAATGTAGTGGATAAGTTTAATCAAGACGATTATTATGATACTGTTTTTGTAGTTATGCAAAGAACTCAGATTGACAGCATGCTTCCTAATATTTACTGTAATAAAAAATGCAAGTTATATGTTTTCGTTAGTAATAATCCATCAGCAGATGCGACCTATAAAAAAATACAGGAAAATTCCATAATTAAGCCTAAAATGTTGTTCGCTTTTCAAAAAACAGGTGGAAGAAGAGAATTAGGAAAAGTCATAAGCATACATATTGGTAAAACATCTTTTTCTATTGGCGATATCAGTGGAGATATCTCCTACAAAACCTTCATCAATAAAATTTTTGTTAATACCTCTTTTAAGCTTTATCACAGTCCTAACATAGATGCTTGGTTAAAATTTCATATTGCTCTAGTAGTGCCTATTGCCTATCTAACTTACTTTGCAGATGGTGATTTGAAAAAAATTGCTAGAAATAAAAAAATGCTCAACCTAACTATTGATGCTATTTCCGAAGGATGTAAAGTAGTTAAAACCTGCGGCTATGAAATAGAGCCAAAAGATTTAAAAGACTATCTAAATAGAAAACGAAGATTGTTATATTGGATATTTAAAATCATGGCTGCTACACCTCTTGGAAAACTTGCCGCAAGCGACCATGCTATGTCTGCAGTAGACGAAATGAAATATTTAAGTAATGAATTTGATAAACTTAAGAAAAGCTCTGGAATTTTAACACCTAATTGGGACAAATTAGAGAAATACATCTAA
- a CDS encoding AraC family transcriptional regulator has protein sequence MKKATKKLVEPCLTQLGFNQCFYKDSFNLSGRCYEISKELGKGYYWYYEREEMFSIGIMDIRLYKDTLLEYTQPDYISVTYFDTVSAEELNPYKRLTANCIRGYISEGNYYRVRYHKSVPIHGVELMLMPKYYSEYLKKRFPDESFDSKTAFLGIDGISEFPELVLLMRQIESFRGTGASADLFYESKIKEAVSLIIEKTKKCTRFVSTGDLSKKDLENLDAVKSYIADHFAFNIHTEQLIKIACMSQTKLRYTFKKTFGYTITEYIQNKRMAYAEYLILETDFSIGQIAKAVGYSHAGRFASLFKKNTGLLPEEYRNLLKNIKFD, from the coding sequence ATGAAAAAAGCAACAAAAAAACTGGTAGAGCCTTGTCTTACTCAATTAGGTTTCAATCAGTGTTTTTATAAAGATTCATTCAACTTAAGTGGAAGGTGCTATGAAATATCAAAAGAATTGGGTAAAGGCTATTATTGGTACTATGAGCGTGAAGAGATGTTCTCAATAGGTATTATGGACATTCGATTATATAAAGATACTCTCTTAGAATATACTCAACCGGATTATATCTCTGTAACTTACTTTGATACTGTATCTGCCGAAGAACTAAATCCATATAAGAGACTAACTGCAAACTGTATTAGAGGATACATCTCTGAAGGAAATTATTATCGTGTACGTTATCATAAAAGCGTTCCAATTCATGGTGTTGAATTAATGCTTATGCCTAAATATTACAGTGAGTATTTGAAAAAAAGATTTCCAGATGAATCATTCGATTCAAAAACAGCATTTTTAGGTATAGATGGAATTTCAGAATTTCCAGAATTGGTACTACTCATGCGACAAATTGAGTCATTTAGAGGAACAGGTGCATCTGCAGATTTGTTTTATGAGAGCAAGATTAAAGAAGCAGTATCTTTGATCATAGAAAAAACGAAAAAGTGCACAAGATTTGTTTCTACCGGGGATTTGTCAAAAAAAGATCTTGAAAATTTAGATGCAGTAAAATCTTATATAGCTGATCATTTTGCCTTTAATATTCATACAGAACAACTTATTAAAATAGCCTGTATGAGTCAAACAAAGCTTCGCTATACTTTTAAAAAAACATTTGGATATACCATTACAGAGTATATTCAAAACAAAAGAATGGCTTATGCAGAATATTTGATTCTCGAAACAGACTTTTCAATCGGTCAAATAGCAAAAGCAGTTGGATACAGCCATGCTGGAAGATTTGCAAGTTTATTCAAAAAAAATACCGGATTGCTGCCAGAAGAATATAGAAATTTACTAAAAAACATAAAGTTTGATTAA
- a CDS encoding MATE family efflux transporter, which produces MEVSEKKINSKEKRLKVMGEAPVPEALLKLGIPTVIGMIITALYNFTDAYFANGLGTAQTGAIGIAFPISQIISGIGMMIGNGAGVYISRLLGNSNRKRANETASTTLYLGMVLGILIIIIMLIFINPILRGLGAIDLSVFMYTKQYSVIYIATSVFSIFNIILNNIMIGEGASGITMFAMMLSGILNIILCPIMIYGAHMGIRGAAVATALAQAATTIIYIIIILSKKSLFSFSIKYVHPDKKMTAEIFKVGIPVMVFQLLTSISMGVANIIVAKYGRAALAAFSNATRIIALGSYVIFGFTKGFQPFAGYCFGAKKYNRLNEGIKTAIKWSEIFCICFTLILVIFPRGIMALFPTKDINVINITVDILRINGITFSVFGFTMVYAILFLAIGKGAKGAILTIARQGIYYFPVILILPIFLGLNGVIFAQSIADVLAAITAVIMSRSVKKDLINF; this is translated from the coding sequence ATGGAAGTGAGTGAAAAGAAAATAAATAGTAAAGAAAAAAGACTTAAAGTTATGGGAGAAGCACCAGTTCCAGAAGCATTATTAAAACTTGGAATACCAACTGTTATTGGAATGATAATAACGGCACTGTATAATTTCACAGATGCATATTTTGCTAATGGACTTGGAACAGCACAAACAGGAGCAATAGGAATTGCGTTCCCTATAAGTCAAATTATATCAGGAATTGGAATGATGATAGGAAATGGTGCTGGTGTATACATTTCAAGACTTCTGGGTAATAGTAACAGAAAACGTGCTAATGAAACAGCATCTACAACATTATATTTAGGAATGGTATTAGGAATATTAATAATAATTATAATGTTAATTTTTATAAATCCTATTTTGCGCGGACTTGGAGCAATAGATCTATCAGTTTTCATGTATACAAAACAATATTCTGTAATTTATATAGCAACATCTGTCTTTTCTATTTTTAATATAATACTTAATAACATAATGATAGGTGAAGGCGCATCAGGAATTACAATGTTTGCTATGATGCTTAGCGGAATATTAAATATTATCCTTTGTCCAATAATGATTTACGGAGCACATATGGGAATTAGAGGTGCAGCAGTTGCAACTGCTCTTGCTCAAGCAGCAACTACAATTATATATATTATAATTATATTAAGCAAAAAAAGTTTGTTTTCATTTTCTATTAAGTATGTACATCCAGATAAGAAGATGACTGCAGAAATTTTTAAGGTTGGTATACCAGTTATGGTGTTTCAATTGCTAACTAGTATAAGCATGGGAGTTGCCAATATAATTGTAGCAAAATATGGTAGGGCTGCACTTGCCGCATTTAGTAATGCAACTCGTATAATAGCTCTTGGTTCTTATGTAATATTTGGATTCACTAAAGGATTTCAGCCATTTGCTGGATATTGCTTTGGAGCCAAAAAGTATAATCGATTAAATGAGGGAATTAAAACAGCAATTAAATGGAGTGAAATTTTTTGTATATGTTTTACACTAATTCTTGTTATATTTCCAAGGGGTATCATGGCGTTATTCCCAACAAAAGATATTAATGTTATAAATATTACAGTAGATATATTACGTATTAATGGAATTACTTTTTCTGTATTTGGCTTCACTATGGTTTATGCAATTTTATTTTTGGCAATTGGTAAAGGAGCTAAAGGTGCAATTTTAACTATAGCACGCCAAGGAATATATTATTTTCCAGTTATTTTGATTTTACCTATATTTTTAGGATTAAATGGTGTGATTTTTGCACAATCAATAGCTGATGTTCTTGCAGCAATAACAGCAGTTATTATGTCTCGTTCAGTGAAAAAAGATTTAATAAATTTCTAA
- a CDS encoding ISNCY family transposase, with product MNENAKYNIIKKLVESNGNKQRAAVQINCTVRHINRMIKGYKEQGKAFFIHGNRGKKPVHALDNSTKQTIVDLYRTKYEGTNLTHFSELLKEFEGIKVSSNTIRSILLQEFILSPKAKRSSKKALYTKLKDMQKSTKSKKQASVIQSSILAIEDAHPRRPRCAYFGEMLQMDASLHPWFGGEKSQLHIAVDDATGAIVGAYFDVQETLNGYYHVLEQILKTYGIPYMFYTDRRTVFEYKQKKSPSIEEDTFTQFGYACKQLGIEIKTSSIPQAKGRVERMFQTLQSRLPIELRLAGISTIEQANEFLNSYIKKFNARFALPVDNIKSVFETQPDIEKINLILGVLASRKVDNGSCVKYNKGYYLPVDANGHPVYYHKGTCGIVIKAFNNDLYFCANEKVYALELLPDHVPSSKNFDLAKTSKTPKKHYIPPMSHPWKQASFEHYCNKQAHRQKENIA from the coding sequence ATGAATGAGAATGCAAAATATAACATAATCAAGAAATTAGTAGAGAGCAATGGTAACAAGCAAAGAGCTGCTGTACAGATTAACTGTACTGTTAGGCACATTAACAGAATGATTAAAGGGTATAAAGAGCAGGGAAAAGCCTTTTTTATACATGGAAATCGTGGTAAAAAACCTGTCCATGCTTTAGATAATTCTACAAAACAGACTATTGTTGACTTATATCGAACAAAATATGAAGGCACCAATTTAACTCATTTTTCAGAACTCTTAAAAGAATTTGAAGGAATCAAAGTTTCATCAAACACTATACGTTCCATCCTTTTGCAGGAATTCATCCTGTCTCCTAAGGCAAAACGTTCTTCTAAGAAGGCTCTATACACTAAACTTAAAGATATGCAAAAATCTACAAAGTCAAAAAAGCAGGCTAGTGTTATTCAAAGTTCTATTCTTGCTATCGAAGATGCTCATCCTAGGCGTCCGAGATGTGCCTACTTTGGAGAAATGCTTCAGATGGATGCTTCTCTTCATCCTTGGTTTGGTGGAGAAAAAAGTCAGCTTCATATAGCTGTAGATGATGCCACAGGTGCTATTGTAGGTGCTTATTTCGATGTTCAAGAAACGCTAAATGGATATTACCATGTACTTGAGCAAATATTGAAAACCTATGGTATTCCTTATATGTTTTACACCGATAGGCGTACAGTTTTTGAGTATAAACAAAAGAAATCCCCTTCTATCGAAGAGGACACTTTTACCCAATTCGGTTATGCCTGCAAGCAGTTAGGAATTGAGATTAAAACCAGCAGCATTCCACAAGCCAAGGGGCGTGTGGAACGAATGTTTCAAACACTGCAATCACGACTTCCTATCGAATTGCGTTTAGCTGGTATAAGCACGATTGAGCAGGCAAATGAATTTTTAAATTCCTACATAAAAAAATTCAATGCTCGATTTGCTTTACCTGTTGATAATATCAAATCTGTATTCGAAACGCAACCTGATATTGAGAAAATCAATTTAATTCTTGGTGTACTTGCTAGTAGGAAAGTAGACAATGGGAGTTGTGTAAAATACAATAAAGGATATTATCTTCCAGTAGATGCTAATGGTCACCCAGTATATTACCATAAAGGTACCTGCGGTATAGTAATAAAGGCATTTAACAATGATCTATATTTTTGTGCAAACGAAAAAGTTTATGCACTTGAATTGCTTCCGGATCATGTTCCTTCATCAAAAAATTTTGATCTTGCGAAGACCTCAAAAACTCCAAAGAAACACTATATACCGCCGATGAGTCACCCATGGAAGCAGGCTTCATTTGAACATTATTGCAATAAGCAGGCTCATAGACAAAAAGAAAACATAGCTTAA
- a CDS encoding metal-sensing transcriptional repressor, which yields MKQCMDSDNLHRRLKKIIGQVQAIDRMIDEDVPCEDVLSQVNAAKSALHKCGQIVLEGHIKHCVRDGIEHGDADKTIENFTKAVERFANMT from the coding sequence ATGAAGCAATGTATGGATTCAGATAACCTGCATCGAAGATTAAAAAAGATTATCGGGCAGGTTCAAGCTATAGATCGGATGATAGATGAAGATGTTCCATGTGAGGATGTTCTTTCACAGGTTAATGCGGCTAAATCTGCATTACACAAATGTGGACAGATAGTTTTGGAAGGACACATAAAACACTGTGTGAGAGATGGAATTGAACATGGCGATGCGGATAAGACCATTGAAAATTTTACTAAAGCAGTTGAACGTTTTGCAAATATGACTTAA